The following coding sequences are from one Rhodothermales bacterium window:
- a CDS encoding DUF1328 family protein: MLSLAIVFLIVAVIAGFFGFGGVAGASASIARILLVVFLVLAVVAFLL, translated from the coding sequence ATGTTGTCCCTAGCCATTGTTTTTCTGATCGTCGCCGTCATCGCAGGTTTTTTTGGATTTGGCGGCGTCGCCGGCGCCTCGGCGTCCATCGCACGCATCCTATTAGTTGTATTCCTTGTATTGGCCGTAGTCGCTTTTCTGCTCTAA